From the Musa acuminata AAA Group cultivar baxijiao chromosome BXJ1-2, Cavendish_Baxijiao_AAA, whole genome shotgun sequence genome, one window contains:
- the LOC135608936 gene encoding transcription factor MYB61-like isoform X2 — translation MGGHSCCYKQKLRKGLWSPEEDEKLIKHITKYGHGCWSSVPKQAGLQRCGKSCRLRWINYLRPDLKRGTFSQQEEDLIIELHAVLGNRWSKIAAHLPGRTDNEIKNLWNSCIKKKLRQRGIDPGTHKPLAEVDGGDDNTQSNSGKNSGTSDLQILVTPQLAMQEPTPSVSAIEKSLDESATSKCSATPTRELFLDQFLANHESSSSCRSSNSMGYFPFAQASFAPDYGGGRTTSSALPISSNPLLWFSQTSRHLDVTNGDAISTVAPSLSSTILSTSMVPAPSCAADDALTNWYGGDCNSSRRSSVEDSGRIVLQSTCSSDSCIFPWPDLTPDKDVQVQLGGETEDLKWSEYLHGAFVASATPQAPIQPLYGDIKTGNQFPMNCFSTWHQNQQLQQQLQASDIYGKDFQSVPLGFEHI, via the exons ATGGGAGGGCACTCCTGCTGCTACAAGCAGAAGCTGAGGAAGGGCCTCTGGTCTCCTGAGGAAGACGAGAAGCTCATAAAGCACATTACCAAGTACGGCCATGGGTGTTGGAGCTCTGTCCCTAAGCAAGCAG GTCTTCAGAGGTGTGGGAAGAGCTGCAGGTTGAGGTGGATAAACTACCTGAGGCCTGACCTCAAGAGAGGTACATTCTCGCAGCAGGAAGAGGACCTCATCATCGAGCTCCATGCGGTCCTCGGGAACAG GTGGTCAAAGATTGCAGCACATTTGCCGGGCAGGACGGACAACGAGATAAAGAACCTGTGGAATTCTTGCATCAAGAAGAAGCTGAGACAGAGAGGGATCGACCCCGGCACCCACAAGCCTCTCGCCGAGGTCGACGGCGGCGATGACAACACCCAGAGCAACAGCGGGAAGAACTCCGGCACCAGCGACCTCCAAATCCTGGTCACCCCTCAGCTGGCGATGCAGGAGCCGACTCCATCGGTGTCGGCTATAGAGAAGTCGTTGGATGAGAGCGCGACCTCCAAGTGCTCGGCCACGCCCACCAGAGAACTCTTCTTGGACCAGTTTCTTGCGAACCATGAGAGCTCATCGAGCTGCCGCTCTTCCAATTCGATGGGATACTTCCCTTTTGCGCAGGCGAGCTTTGCTCCTGACTACGGCGGCGGCCGGACAACCTCGAGCGCTCTACCGATCAGCTCGAATCCCCTCCTCTGGTTCAGCCAGACGTCACGGCATTTGGACGTGACGAACGGCGACGCAATATCCACCGTCGCGCCGTCCCTTTCCAGCACAATTCTCTCGACTTCCATGGTTCCCGCACCGAGCTGTGCAGCAGACGATGCTCTCACGAACTGGTACGGCGGCGACTGCAATAGCAGTCGTCGGAGCAGCGTAGAAGACAGCGGCCGCATCGTGCTGCAGAGCACTTGCTCCTCCGACAGCTGCATCTTCCCATGGCCGGATCTGACGCCTGACAAAGATGTTCAGGTCCAGCTCGGAGGGGAGACCGAGGACCTCAAATGGTCAGAGTACCTTCATGGCGCATTCGTGGCGTCAGCAACGCCGCAAGCCCCAATCCAACCTCTGTATGGTGACATCAAGACGGGAAACCAATTCCCCATGAACTGTTTCAGCACTTGGCACCAGAAccagcagctgcagcagcagctgcaagcttcAGACATCTACGGCAAGGATTTCCAATCCGTGCCTCTGGGCTTCGAGCATATATAG
- the LOC135608936 gene encoding transcription factor MYB61-like isoform X1: MGGHSCCYKQKLRKGLWSPEEDEKLIKHITKYGHGCWSSVPKQAGTLPALSALNMVTFHHPQHQRQMAGLQRCGKSCRLRWINYLRPDLKRGTFSQQEEDLIIELHAVLGNRWSKIAAHLPGRTDNEIKNLWNSCIKKKLRQRGIDPGTHKPLAEVDGGDDNTQSNSGKNSGTSDLQILVTPQLAMQEPTPSVSAIEKSLDESATSKCSATPTRELFLDQFLANHESSSSCRSSNSMGYFPFAQASFAPDYGGGRTTSSALPISSNPLLWFSQTSRHLDVTNGDAISTVAPSLSSTILSTSMVPAPSCAADDALTNWYGGDCNSSRRSSVEDSGRIVLQSTCSSDSCIFPWPDLTPDKDVQVQLGGETEDLKWSEYLHGAFVASATPQAPIQPLYGDIKTGNQFPMNCFSTWHQNQQLQQQLQASDIYGKDFQSVPLGFEHI, encoded by the exons ATGGGAGGGCACTCCTGCTGCTACAAGCAGAAGCTGAGGAAGGGCCTCTGGTCTCCTGAGGAAGACGAGAAGCTCATAAAGCACATTACCAAGTACGGCCATGGGTGTTGGAGCTCTGTCCCTAAGCAAGCAGGTACTCTACCGGCTTTATCAGCCTTGAACATGGTAACCTTCCATCATCCTCAACACCAACGACAAATGGCAGGTCTTCAGAGGTGTGGGAAGAGCTGCAGGTTGAGGTGGATAAACTACCTGAGGCCTGACCTCAAGAGAGGTACATTCTCGCAGCAGGAAGAGGACCTCATCATCGAGCTCCATGCGGTCCTCGGGAACAG GTGGTCAAAGATTGCAGCACATTTGCCGGGCAGGACGGACAACGAGATAAAGAACCTGTGGAATTCTTGCATCAAGAAGAAGCTGAGACAGAGAGGGATCGACCCCGGCACCCACAAGCCTCTCGCCGAGGTCGACGGCGGCGATGACAACACCCAGAGCAACAGCGGGAAGAACTCCGGCACCAGCGACCTCCAAATCCTGGTCACCCCTCAGCTGGCGATGCAGGAGCCGACTCCATCGGTGTCGGCTATAGAGAAGTCGTTGGATGAGAGCGCGACCTCCAAGTGCTCGGCCACGCCCACCAGAGAACTCTTCTTGGACCAGTTTCTTGCGAACCATGAGAGCTCATCGAGCTGCCGCTCTTCCAATTCGATGGGATACTTCCCTTTTGCGCAGGCGAGCTTTGCTCCTGACTACGGCGGCGGCCGGACAACCTCGAGCGCTCTACCGATCAGCTCGAATCCCCTCCTCTGGTTCAGCCAGACGTCACGGCATTTGGACGTGACGAACGGCGACGCAATATCCACCGTCGCGCCGTCCCTTTCCAGCACAATTCTCTCGACTTCCATGGTTCCCGCACCGAGCTGTGCAGCAGACGATGCTCTCACGAACTGGTACGGCGGCGACTGCAATAGCAGTCGTCGGAGCAGCGTAGAAGACAGCGGCCGCATCGTGCTGCAGAGCACTTGCTCCTCCGACAGCTGCATCTTCCCATGGCCGGATCTGACGCCTGACAAAGATGTTCAGGTCCAGCTCGGAGGGGAGACCGAGGACCTCAAATGGTCAGAGTACCTTCATGGCGCATTCGTGGCGTCAGCAACGCCGCAAGCCCCAATCCAACCTCTGTATGGTGACATCAAGACGGGAAACCAATTCCCCATGAACTGTTTCAGCACTTGGCACCAGAAccagcagctgcagcagcagctgcaagcttcAGACATCTACGGCAAGGATTTCCAATCCGTGCCTCTGGGCTTCGAGCATATATAG
- the LOC135608931 gene encoding F-box/kelch-repeat protein At1g16250-like, which produces MRTGHMRVGKVPPWAVVRKPMAQTSKARMRGTKKYTIDYSRVDREGFLFSSTRQPERCCSCPPPPPPALRRIEATNMDSCGDDDDGTCEAIIPGLPDDLALRCLAKISHGYHGLLECVSKKWKRAIRSMDYAHIKAREGWCGDWLFVLGADSPALWHAYDPDADRWHPLPRMPGFTDDDELCRFSCVSVSNKFLVIGGCHISHSEKRCWETRSVMVFDPFKKQWNATANMQTARTDFACAVISDKVYVAGGSNSSSSEGLATAEVYDPDADKWKDLPSMPFPLIECFSISHGGQFHVVGKRICNFQHDTYVTFNPSDQKWHVMEDLLPVCKLTHDTTTIIESDIYSILPDGTVTMVMPDQKDWHALGVYPAVVLPDHDRPLSPFGFGFIAFGRCIYVVGGMVLKYNTSNHTYAYVKLDATKFCDPRTSPLEWQDAKPMPVQACRILGCASMEE; this is translated from the exons ATGAGGACGGGGCATATGAGGGTGGGAAAAGTCCCACCATGGGCCGTGGTTCGAAAGCCGATGGCCCAGACAAGTAAAGCCCGCATGCGGGGAACGAAGAAATACACGATAGACTATTCTAGGGTTGATCGAGAGGGCTTTCTCTTCTCTTCCACCCGGCAGCCGGAAAGGTGCTGTTCttgcccccctcctcctcctcccgctcTCCGAAGAATCGAAGCAACAAATATGGACTCCTGCGGCGACGACGATGATGG GACATGCGAAGCGATAATTCCTGGTCTGCCTGATGATTTGGCCTTGAGGTGTTTGGCAAAGATCTCGCATGGATATCATGGATTGCTAGAATGTGTGTCAAAGAAATGGAAACGAGCGATCAGGAGCATGGATTATGCTCATATAAAGGCCAGGGAAGGGTGGTGTGGGGATTGGCTGTTTGTTTTGGGAGCCGACAGCCCAGCTCTGTGGCATGCTTATGATCCTGATGCAGATCGTTGGCACCCTTTGCCAAGAATGCCAGGATTCACTGATGATGATGAACTATGCAGGTTTTCATGTGTAAGTGTGAGCAACAAGTTCCTAGTGATTGGTGGCTGCCACATATCACATTCAGAAAAGAGGTGCTGGGAGACGAGATCGGTGATGGTGTTCGATCCGTTCAAGAAGCAGTGGAACGCCACGGCTAACATGCAAACAGCACGAACTGATTTTGCATGTGCTGTTATCTCTGACAAGGTTTATGTAGCTGGTGGAAGCAACTCTAGTAGTTCTGAAGGGCTTGCTACTGCTGAAGTTTATGATCCTGATGCAGATAA GTGGAAAGATTTACCATCAATGCCTTTCCCCCTGATCGAGTGCTTCAGCATATCCCATGGAGGCCAATTTCATGTTGTCGGCAAGAGAATCTGCAATTTTCAGCATGATACTTATGTTACCTTCAATCCATCAGATCAAAAGTGGCATGTTATGGAAGATTTGCTGCCAGTTTGTAAATTGACACATGACACTACAACCATTATTGAAAGTGACATCTACAGCATACTTCCAGATGGCACTGTTACCATGGTGATGCCCGATCAAAAGGATTGGCACGCTTTGGGTGTATATCCTGCAGTGGTTCTACCAGACCACGATAGACCATTGAGTCCATTCGGGTTTGGTTTTATCGCATTTGGGAGGTGCATATATGTTGTTGGAGGTATGGTTCTCAAGTATAACACAAGCAATCATACGTATGCATATGTGAAGCTAGATGCAACTAAATTCTGTGATCCAAGAACTTCACCACTAGAATGGCAGGATGCTAAACCTATGCCAGTACAAGCTTGTCGTATTTTAGGATGTGCTTCAATGGAGGAATAG
- the LOC135608949 gene encoding pectin acetylesterase 10-like, translating into MSLLWVAGFLLWVRWAHGTEYWNTSEVAFANNGGGGSSPLLVGLTLIQSAAAKHAVCLDGSLPGYHLHRGYGSGANSWIVNLEGGGWCNDIKSCAFRKTGHHGSSYYMEKQIQFSGILSNKPEENPDFYNWNRVKIRYCDGGSFLGESYNEAAGLYFRGQRIWLAAMEELLSNGMRDASQALLSGCSAGGLSTIFHCDNFRALFSSSTNVKCFADAGLFLDSVDVAGGHTMRSFFGDVVSLQGAGRYLPRTCTARMDATSCFFPQNVVGNIQTPLFLLNTAYDVWQLQQSLAPKTADPQGYWKECKMNHANCNSYQLQFLQGFRDQMLNAVKEFSSSGKNGLYINSCFAHCQSERQDTWYASNSPLIGNKRIATAVGDWFFDRSQVDEVDCAYPCDSTCHHIVFRGRV; encoded by the exons ATGAGTCTTCTGTGGGTTGCTGGTTTCCTTCTGTGGGTGAGATGGGCTCATGGGACTGAGTACTGGAATACGAGTGAAGTGGCCTTTGCGAACAATGGAGGTGGAGGCAGCAGTCCTCTGCTTGTGGGTCTGACTCTCATACAGTCGGCTGCAGCTAAGCATGCTG TGTGTTTGGATGGGAGCTTACCCGGCTACCACTTACATCGTGGCTATGGATCCGGAGCAAATAGCTGGATCGTCAATCTAGAG GGAGGAGGCTGGTGCAATGACATCAAATCATGTGCTTTCCGAAAGACAGGTCACCATGGTTCATCTTACTACATGGAGAAACAGATACAATTTTCTGGAATACTCAGCAACAAGCCTGAAGAAAATCCTG ACTTCTATAACTGGAACAGAGTCAAGATTCGCTACTGTGATGGTGGATCATTTTTGGGTGAAAGTTATAACGAG GCTGCAGgcctttattttagaggacagcGTATTTGGCTAGCTGCTATGGAAGAACTACTGTCAAATGGAATGCGCGATGCCAGTCAG GCCCTTCTTTCTGGATGTTCTGCGGGTGGTCTATCGACCATATTCCACTGTGATAATTTCCGAGCATTATTTTCAAGTAGTACCAACGTCAAGTGCTTTGCTGATGCTGGCTTGTTCCTTGATTC TGTCGATGTCGCTGGTGGGCACACCATGAGATCCTTCTTCGGAGATGTAGTAAGTTTGCAG GGTGCCGGGAGGTACTTGCCCAGGACTTGTACAGCACGCATGGATGCAACTTCG TGCTTCTTCCCACAGAATGTGGTCGGCAATATTCAGACTCCACTTTTTCTGTTGAACACAGCATATGATGTATGGCAG TTACAGCAAAGCTTAGCCCCAAAAACAGCTGATCCACAGGGTTATTGGAAAGAATGTAAAATGAACCATGCAAATTGCAATTCATATCAACTCCAGTTTTTGCAAG GGTTCAGAGATCAAATGCTTAATGCAGTTAAAGAGTTCTCCAGTTCTGGTAAAAATGGGTTATATATAAATTCATGTTTCGCACATTGCCAAAGTGAGAGACAGGACACATGGTATGCAAGTAATTCCCCACTTATTGGGAATAAG AGAATCGCTACAGCTGTTGGTGACTGGTTCTTCGATCGGAGCCAAGTAGATGAAGTAGACTGTGCATACCCTTGTGACAGTACCTGTCATCACATTGTTTTCAGGGGAAGGGTCTAA